One region of Pseudomonas alvandae genomic DNA includes:
- a CDS encoding Rho termination factor N-terminal domain-containing protein, whose product MPRGSKDKYTDKQKRKAEHIEESYEHKGVSEGEAEARAWATVNKQSGGGERSGGSGKKKPAEAKQSDRKESARRAAKSREGHPRTSKASHEAQTVDSLMKEARAKNIPGRSKMRKQELVEALRKAG is encoded by the coding sequence ATGCCTCGTGGAAGCAAAGACAAATACACCGACAAGCAAAAGCGCAAGGCCGAGCACATCGAAGAGAGCTATGAACACAAAGGTGTGTCGGAGGGCGAGGCCGAGGCTCGGGCCTGGGCCACCGTCAACAAGCAGTCGGGCGGCGGTGAGCGCTCCGGTGGCTCCGGCAAGAAAAAACCCGCCGAAGCGAAACAGTCCGACCGCAAGGAATCAGCCCGCCGCGCCGCCAAGTCCCGCGAGGGTCATCCGCGCACCAGCAAAGCCTCCCACGAGGCCCAGACGGTGGACAGCCTGATGAAGGAAGCCCGGGCGAAAAACATTCCCGGGCGTTCGAAGATGCGCAAGCAGGAATTGGTCGAAGCGTTGCGCAAGGCCGGGTGA
- a CDS encoding GNAT family N-acetyltransferase gives MSIEIRPAQPSDAPQILAFITELADYEKARHEVIASVADIERSLFSEGATAHGLICLRDGVPIGFAVFFFSYSTWLGSNCLYLEDLYITPEQRGGGAGKTLLRHLAKIACDNDCGRFEWSVLDWNTPAIDFYKSLGAQPQEEWVRYRMDGKVLRDFANGN, from the coding sequence ATGTCGATCGAGATCCGTCCCGCGCAACCCAGCGATGCGCCGCAAATCCTTGCGTTCATCACCGAGCTTGCCGATTACGAAAAAGCCCGCCACGAAGTCATTGCCAGCGTTGCGGACATCGAGCGCAGCCTGTTCAGCGAAGGCGCGACCGCCCACGGCCTGATCTGCCTGCGCGATGGCGTACCGATAGGTTTCGCGGTGTTTTTCTTCAGCTATTCCACCTGGCTGGGCAGCAATTGCCTGTACCTCGAAGACTTGTACATCACACCTGAACAGCGCGGTGGCGGGGCGGGCAAGACACTCTTGCGGCATCTGGCCAAGATCGCCTGCGACAACGATTGCGGTCGCTTCGAGTGGAGCGTACTGGACTGGAACACCCCGGCCATCGACTTCTATAAGTCCCTCGGCGCGCAACCCCAGGAAGAGTGGGTGCGCTATCGAATGGATGGCAAGGTGCTCCGGGACTTCGCTAACGGCAACTGA
- a CDS encoding SDR family oxidoreductase — protein sequence MADVLCLPPVPEPPKGQRLKDKVVLLTGAAQGIGEAIVAAFASQQARLVISDIQAEKVEAVAAHWRGQGADVQALKVDVSNQQDLHAMARRAVELHGRIDVLVNCAGVNVFRDPLEMTEEDWRRCFAIDLDGAWYGCKAVLPQMIEQGVGSIINIASTHSSHIIPGCFPYPVAKHGLLGLTRALGIEYAPKGVRVNAIAPGYIETQLNIDYWNGFADPHAERQRALDLHPPRRIGQPIEVAMTAVFLASDEAPFINASCITIDGGRSVMYHD from the coding sequence ATGGCTGACGTGCTGTGCTTGCCGCCCGTGCCCGAGCCTCCCAAAGGGCAGCGACTGAAAGACAAGGTCGTGTTGCTGACCGGCGCGGCCCAAGGTATCGGCGAAGCAATCGTGGCCGCATTCGCGTCGCAACAGGCACGACTGGTGATCAGCGATATCCAGGCTGAAAAAGTCGAAGCCGTCGCCGCCCATTGGCGCGGACAAGGCGCCGATGTGCAGGCGCTGAAGGTCGACGTTTCGAACCAGCAGGATCTGCACGCCATGGCCCGCCGGGCTGTTGAACTGCACGGTCGCATCGATGTGCTGGTGAACTGCGCTGGCGTCAATGTGTTCCGCGATCCGCTGGAAATGACCGAAGAGGACTGGCGCCGCTGCTTCGCCATCGACCTGGATGGCGCCTGGTACGGTTGCAAGGCGGTATTGCCGCAAATGATCGAGCAGGGCGTGGGCAGCATCATCAACATTGCCTCGACCCATTCGTCCCACATCATTCCTGGCTGTTTCCCGTATCCCGTCGCCAAGCATGGGCTGCTGGGCCTGACCCGCGCCCTGGGCATCGAGTACGCGCCCAAGGGCGTGCGCGTGAATGCCATCGCGCCGGGCTACATCGAGACGCAACTGAACATCGACTACTGGAACGGCTTCGCCGATCCCCATGCCGAACGCCAGCGCGCGCTGGATCTGCACCCGCCACGGCGTATCGGGCAGCCGATCGAAGTGGCGATGACGGCCGTATTCCTGGCCAGTGACGAAGCACCGTTTATCAATGCTTCATGCATCACCATCGATGGTGGACGTTCGGTCATGTACCACGACTGA
- a CDS encoding substrate-binding domain-containing protein: MKHRRGIRSLCRAALAVTAVSLSSHLLAADPVKIGFLVKQAEEPWFQTEWAFAEKAAKDKGFQLIKIAVPDGEKTLSAIDSLAANGAKGFVICPPDVSLGPAIMAKAKLNDLKVIAVDDRFVDSKGKFMEDVPYLGMAAFEVGQKQGAAMAAEAKKRGWDWKDTYAVVNTFNELDTGKKRTDGSVKSLEDAGMPKDHILFAALKTLDVPGSMDSTNSALVKLPSGAKNLIIGGMNDNTVLGGVRATEAAGFKAANVIGIGINGTDAIGELKKPESGFFGSMLPSPHIEGYKTAEMMYEWVTTGKEPPKYTAMDEVTLITRENFKQELEKIGLWN, translated from the coding sequence ATGAAACATCGTCGTGGGATCCGTTCCCTGTGTCGCGCCGCCCTCGCGGTGACCGCGGTCAGCCTCAGCAGCCACTTGCTGGCGGCCGATCCGGTAAAAATCGGTTTCCTGGTCAAGCAGGCCGAGGAGCCCTGGTTCCAGACCGAGTGGGCGTTCGCTGAAAAAGCTGCCAAAGACAAAGGCTTCCAATTGATCAAGATCGCCGTGCCCGACGGCGAGAAGACCCTCTCGGCCATCGACAGCCTGGCCGCCAACGGTGCCAAGGGCTTCGTGATCTGTCCGCCGGACGTGTCCCTCGGCCCGGCCATCATGGCCAAGGCCAAACTCAATGATCTCAAGGTGATTGCCGTGGACGACCGTTTTGTCGATTCCAAGGGCAAGTTCATGGAAGACGTGCCGTACCTGGGCATGGCTGCGTTCGAGGTGGGCCAGAAGCAAGGCGCCGCCATGGCGGCCGAAGCGAAAAAACGTGGCTGGGATTGGAAAGACACCTACGCGGTGGTCAACACCTTCAACGAGCTGGACACCGGCAAGAAGCGCACCGACGGTTCGGTCAAGTCTCTGGAAGACGCAGGCATGCCGAAAGACCACATCCTCTTCGCGGCCCTGAAAACTCTCGACGTCCCCGGCAGCATGGACTCCACCAACTCGGCGTTGGTGAAGCTGCCAAGCGGCGCGAAAAACCTGATCATCGGCGGCATGAACGACAACACCGTGCTGGGCGGCGTGCGTGCCACCGAAGCGGCCGGGTTCAAGGCGGCCAACGTGATCGGTATTGGTATCAACGGCACTGACGCCATCGGCGAGCTGAAGAAACCGGAAAGCGGCTTCTTCGGTTCGATGCTGCCGAGCCCGCACATCGAAGGCTACAAGACTGCCGAAATGATGTACGAGTGGGTCACCACCGGCAAGGAGCCGCCGAAGTACACCGCCATGGACGAGGTGACGCTGATCACCCGGGAGAACTTCAAGCAGGAGCTGGAAAAGATCGGCTTGTGGAATTGA
- the araH gene encoding L-arabinose ABC transporter permease AraH → MTIQNNALPTARKPLDLRRFLDDWVMLLAAIGIFVLCTLMIDNFLSPLNMRGLGLAISTTGIAACTMLYCLASGHFDLSVGSVIACAGVVAAVVMRDTDSVFLGVSAALVMGLIVGLINGIVIAKLRVNALITTLATMQIVRGLAYIFANGKAVGVSEESFFVFGNGQLFGVPVPILITIACFLFFGWLLNYTTYGRNTMAIGGNQEAALLAGVNVDRTKIIIFAVHGIIGALAGVILASRMTSGQPMIGQGFELTVISACVLGGVSLSGGIGMIRHVIAGVLILAIIENAMNLKNIDTFYQYVIRGSILLLAVVIDRLKQR, encoded by the coding sequence ATGACCATTCAAAACAATGCACTGCCAACGGCACGCAAACCCCTGGACCTGCGCCGCTTCCTCGACGACTGGGTCATGCTGCTGGCGGCCATCGGCATCTTCGTGCTCTGCACCCTGATGATCGACAACTTCTTGTCACCACTGAACATGCGGGGCCTGGGCCTGGCGATTTCCACCACCGGTATCGCGGCCTGCACGATGTTGTATTGCCTGGCGTCCGGGCACTTCGACTTGTCGGTGGGGTCGGTCATTGCCTGCGCCGGCGTGGTTGCGGCAGTGGTGATGCGCGACACTGACAGCGTCTTCCTCGGGGTCAGCGCGGCGTTGGTGATGGGGCTGATCGTTGGCCTGATCAACGGTATCGTGATTGCGAAACTGCGGGTCAATGCGCTGATTACCACGCTGGCGACCATGCAGATCGTCCGTGGCCTGGCCTATATCTTTGCCAACGGTAAAGCAGTTGGCGTTTCCGAAGAATCTTTCTTCGTCTTCGGCAACGGCCAGTTGTTCGGCGTGCCGGTGCCGATCCTGATCACCATTGCCTGCTTCCTGTTCTTCGGCTGGCTGCTGAACTACACCACCTACGGGCGCAACACCATGGCCATCGGTGGCAACCAGGAAGCGGCGCTGTTGGCAGGGGTGAACGTTGATCGCACCAAGATCATCATCTTCGCCGTGCACGGCATTATTGGTGCGCTGGCGGGTGTGATCCTGGCCTCGCGCATGACGTCGGGCCAACCGATGATCGGCCAAGGCTTCGAGCTGACCGTGATCTCGGCCTGCGTGCTCGGTGGGGTTTCGTTGAGCGGCGGCATCGGCATGATCCGCCACGTCATCGCGGGCGTGCTGATCCTGGCGATCATCGAGAACGCGATGAACCTGAAGAACATCGACACCTTCTACCAATACGTCATCCGCGGCTCGATCCTGTTGCTGGCGGTGGTGATTGACCGGTTGAAGCAGCGCTGA
- a CDS encoding 2-dehydro-3-deoxygalactonokinase encodes MQAQLIALDWGTTSLRAYKLAAGGEVLEQRSLSSGIMQLPSGPRTVAGQVCTDGFELAFDEACGDWLDAQPGLPVIACGMVGSAQGWREAPYCDVPANVANLGHSLQVIRSLRGVDVHIVPGVIQRSRLPNVMRGEETQVLGALHSLPNEAVLIGLPGSHSKWVEVTDGRIVHFDTFMTGEIFAVLSDHSILGRTQQRGTAFDGVAFDRGVQVSLSADGEIGPLSTVFSARSLGLTGELGASAQADYLSGVLIGHELTALAAVQRHRRNSVHLPTVVLIGNSQLCARYQRALDACGFAQVTLAEQATERGLWQLAVAAGLLETSASR; translated from the coding sequence ATGCAGGCGCAATTGATCGCGCTCGATTGGGGGACCACCTCATTACGGGCTTATAAACTTGCCGCTGGAGGCGAGGTGCTCGAACAGCGTTCGCTGTCGTCGGGGATCATGCAGTTGCCGTCCGGGCCGCGAACCGTGGCCGGCCAGGTCTGCACCGATGGTTTTGAGCTGGCCTTCGACGAAGCCTGCGGCGACTGGCTGGATGCGCAGCCAGGCTTGCCCGTCATTGCCTGCGGCATGGTCGGCAGCGCCCAGGGTTGGCGGGAAGCGCCTTACTGCGACGTGCCGGCAAACGTCGCCAATCTCGGACATTCCCTACAAGTCATTCGGAGCCTTCGTGGTGTCGATGTTCACATCGTGCCAGGAGTGATCCAACGCTCCCGGCTGCCCAATGTGATGCGCGGCGAAGAAACCCAGGTACTCGGTGCGTTGCACAGCCTGCCGAACGAAGCGGTGCTGATCGGCTTGCCGGGCAGCCATTCGAAATGGGTGGAAGTGACCGACGGCCGCATCGTCCATTTCGACACCTTCATGACGGGCGAAATCTTCGCCGTGCTCAGTGACCACAGCATTCTCGGCCGCACCCAGCAGCGTGGCACGGCGTTCGACGGCGTGGCTTTTGATCGCGGCGTGCAGGTGTCGCTGTCGGCGGATGGGGAGATCGGTCCGTTGTCCACCGTGTTCAGCGCTCGCAGCCTGGGCCTGACGGGTGAGCTCGGCGCGAGCGCCCAGGCCGATTATCTGTCGGGTGTCCTGATCGGCCATGAGCTGACGGCCCTGGCCGCCGTGCAACGTCATCGGCGCAACAGCGTCCACCTGCCGACCGTGGTGCTGATCGGCAACTCTCAACTGTGTGCCCGTTACCAGCGGGCCCTCGACGCCTGCGGTTTCGCCCAGGTGACCCTGGCCGAACAGGCCACCGAACGCGGTTTGTGGCAACTGGCCGTGGCGGCCGGGCTGCTGGAAACCAGCGCATCG
- the araG gene encoding L-arabinose ABC transporter ATP-binding protein AraG produces the protein MQAQTAAQQQNIGGSLRFNGIGKSFPGVQALANISFVAHPGQVHALMGENGAGKSTLLKILGGAYVPSSGDLQIGEQTMAFKGTADSIASGVAVIHQELHLVPEMTVAENLFLGHLPARFGLVNRGVLRQQALTLLKGLADEIDPQEKVGRLSLGQRQLVEIAKALSRGAHVIAFDEPTSSLSAREIDRLMAIIARLRDEGKVVLYVSHRMEEVFRICNAVTVFKDGRYVRTFENMSELTHDQLVTCMVGRDIQDIYDYRPRERGDVALQVKGLLGPGLREPVSFQVHKGEILGLFGLVGAGRTELLRLLSGLERQSEGSLVLHGKELKLRSPRDAIAAGVLLCPEDRKKEGIIPLGSVGENINISARPAHSALGCLLRGDWERGNADKQIKSLKVKTPAASQKIMYLSGGNQQKAILGRWLSMPMKVLLLDEPTRGIDIGAKAEIYQIIHNLAAEGIAVIVVSSDLMEVMGISDRILVLCEGAMRGELPRDQANESNLLQLALPRQRVADAAN, from the coding sequence ATGCAAGCGCAAACAGCGGCACAGCAACAGAACATCGGTGGCAGCTTGCGATTCAACGGGATCGGTAAATCGTTTCCCGGCGTGCAGGCGCTGGCCAATATCAGTTTCGTCGCGCATCCGGGGCAGGTGCATGCCTTGATGGGCGAGAACGGCGCGGGCAAGTCCACCTTGCTCAAGATCCTCGGTGGCGCCTACGTTCCGAGCAGCGGTGATCTGCAGATCGGCGAGCAGACGATGGCCTTCAAAGGCACCGCCGACAGCATCGCCAGTGGTGTCGCGGTGATTCACCAGGAGTTGCACCTGGTGCCGGAAATGACCGTCGCGGAGAACTTGTTCCTCGGTCACTTGCCGGCGCGTTTCGGCCTGGTCAATCGTGGCGTGCTGCGCCAGCAGGCGTTGACGCTGCTCAAAGGCCTGGCGGACGAAATCGACCCACAGGAAAAAGTCGGTCGCCTGTCCCTGGGTCAGCGCCAATTGGTGGAAATCGCCAAGGCGTTGTCCCGTGGCGCCCACGTCATCGCCTTCGACGAGCCGACCAGCAGCCTGTCGGCCCGGGAAATCGACCGGTTGATGGCGATCATCGCCCGCCTGCGGGACGAGGGCAAAGTGGTGCTGTATGTCAGCCATCGCATGGAGGAAGTGTTCCGTATCTGTAACGCAGTGACGGTCTTCAAGGACGGGCGTTATGTCCGTACTTTCGAGAACATGAGCGAGCTGACCCATGATCAGCTGGTCACGTGCATGGTCGGTCGCGATATCCAGGACATTTATGACTATCGTCCCCGGGAGCGCGGCGATGTGGCGTTGCAGGTAAAGGGCCTGCTCGGGCCGGGCTTGCGCGAACCGGTGAGTTTCCAGGTGCACAAGGGTGAAATCCTTGGGTTGTTCGGGCTGGTCGGCGCCGGTCGCACCGAGCTGCTGCGCTTGCTCAGTGGCCTGGAGCGCCAGAGCGAGGGCAGCCTGGTGCTGCACGGCAAGGAATTGAAACTGCGTTCGCCCCGCGATGCCATCGCCGCTGGCGTGCTGCTCTGCCCGGAAGACCGCAAGAAGGAAGGCATTATCCCGTTGGGCAGCGTGGGCGAGAACATCAACATCAGCGCTCGTCCGGCTCATTCCGCGCTCGGCTGCCTATTGCGTGGTGACTGGGAGCGGGGCAATGCCGACAAGCAGATCAAGTCGCTGAAGGTGAAGACCCCGGCGGCGAGCCAGAAAATCATGTACCTGTCCGGCGGCAACCAGCAGAAGGCGATTCTGGGGCGCTGGCTGTCGATGCCGATGAAAGTCCTGCTGCTGGATGAGCCGACCCGTGGCATCGACATCGGTGCCAAGGCCGAGATCTACCAGATTATCCACAACCTGGCGGCGGAGGGCATCGCGGTGATTGTGGTGTCCAGTGACCTGATGGAAGTGATGGGCATTTCCGACCGAATTCTGGTGCTCTGCGAAGGGGCCATGCGTGGCGAGCTGCCGCGCGACCAGGCCAACGAATCCAACCTGCTGCAACTGGCGCTGCCGCGCCAACGCGTTGCCGACGCGGCGAACTGA
- a CDS encoding glutathione S-transferase family protein, whose protein sequence is MGQTLKILGRTSSINVRKVLWTCQELDIDYEREDWGIGFASTHDPAFLALNPNAQVPVIIDENGVLWESNTICRYLVGKHGRDDLLPAEPAARARVEQWMDWQATELNPSWGDAFHGLVRKHPDFQDPQLIAAGVKRWNDKMGLLEQQLNHTGAYVAGADFSLADVLIGLSAHRWRQTPMERPDYPAVAAYCKRLEQRPGFAEYASDAYS, encoded by the coding sequence ATGGGACAAACGCTGAAAATCCTCGGACGCACTTCCTCGATCAACGTCAGAAAAGTCTTGTGGACTTGTCAGGAACTGGACATCGACTATGAGCGTGAAGACTGGGGCATCGGTTTTGCCTCGACCCACGACCCGGCGTTCCTGGCGCTCAACCCCAACGCCCAGGTGCCGGTGATCATCGATGAGAACGGCGTGCTCTGGGAGTCGAACACCATCTGCCGCTACCTCGTAGGCAAGCATGGGCGCGACGATCTGCTACCCGCCGAACCTGCCGCACGGGCGCGTGTAGAGCAGTGGATGGATTGGCAAGCCACCGAGCTCAACCCGTCATGGGGCGATGCGTTTCACGGACTGGTGCGCAAGCACCCGGATTTCCAGGACCCACAACTCATCGCCGCCGGCGTCAAACGCTGGAACGACAAGATGGGCTTGCTGGAACAACAGCTGAACCACACCGGCGCTTACGTGGCCGGCGCGGACTTTTCCCTCGCGGACGTGCTCATCGGCCTGTCCGCACATCGCTGGCGCCAGACGCCCATGGAGCGTCCGGACTACCCTGCGGTGGCCGCTTATTGCAAGCGGCTCGAACAACGGCCGGGATTTGCCGAATACGCGTCCGACGCGTACTCATGA